A single genomic interval of Pyrobaculum arsenaticum DSM 13514 harbors:
- a CDS encoding manganese catalase family protein, translating into MYLRIDRLQIELPAPKEPDPNAAAAVQELLGGRFGEMSTLMTYTYQSFNYRLHRNPAIKPFRDLVSNIATEELGHIELVSAVVNALYVGSTKYAPPEQAPLKPLKDVRNTYHVINTGLTAFPMDSHGNPWRGDYIFISGVLEIDLLFNFFLEVGARLAKMRVYEMTDNPVAREMIGYLLVRGGVHAMAYGKALEALTGVEVWRMLPLPRIDNSKFPEAAKYEKMGIHRTLYRFSPSDYKDIELIWRGTHPQDGQPLVVHDGPPPGGEYNELPEVPEEFAPGLYKDDFVRIAKRLGINL; encoded by the coding sequence ATGTACCTAAGAATAGACAGGCTGCAAATCGAACTCCCAGCCCCGAAGGAGCCTGACCCAAACGCCGCCGCCGCTGTACAAGAGCTTCTAGGCGGCAGATTTGGCGAAATGTCCACATTAATGACCTATACTTACCAGTCATTTAACTACCGCCTGCACCGCAATCCCGCCATCAAGCCCTTTAGAGACCTCGTATCTAACATAGCCACGGAGGAGCTAGGCCACATCGAGCTTGTAAGCGCCGTGGTCAATGCCCTCTACGTAGGATCCACGAAGTACGCACCTCCAGAACAGGCGCCGCTCAAGCCGCTAAAAGACGTTAGAAACACCTACCACGTAATTAACACGGGGCTAACCGCCTTCCCCATGGACTCGCACGGAAACCCATGGAGAGGAGACTATATCTTTATAAGCGGCGTCCTTGAAATTGACTTGTTATTCAACTTCTTCTTAGAAGTGGGAGCCAGACTGGCAAAGATGAGAGTTTATGAAATGACAGACAACCCGGTGGCCAGGGAAATGATAGGCTACCTCTTGGTAAGAGGAGGCGTACACGCCATGGCCTACGGCAAGGCGCTTGAGGCTCTGACCGGCGTAGAAGTCTGGCGCATGCTCCCACTCCCAAGAATAGACAACTCCAAATTCCCAGAGGCGGCTAAGTACGAGAAAATGGGCATACACCGTACGCTGTACAGATTCAGCCCCTCGGACTACAAAGACATCGAGCTGATATGGAGAGGGACCCATCCACAAGACGGCCAGCCACTAGTAGTCCACGACGGGCCGCCGCCCGGCGGCGAGTACAATGAATTGCCGGAAGTGCCCGAAGAATTTGCACCAGGACTCTACAAAGACGACTTTGTTAGAATTGCAAAAAGGCTAGGAATAAATCTCTAA
- a CDS encoding Dna2/Cas4 domain-containing protein — translation MAKASGYAVYSGYIAYGEDNRKLHVTRAELKAAEALLAKAAEVVEGLPPPPAKSSKCAYCQYRAICTST, via the coding sequence TTGGCAAAAGCCTCGGGCTACGCCGTCTACTCCGGCTACATTGCATACGGCGAGGACAACCGGAAGCTACACGTGACGAGGGCCGAGCTAAAAGCCGCCGAGGCGCTTTTAGCCAAGGCGGCGGAGGTTGTGGAGGGCCTGCCCCCGCCTCCCGCAAAGAGTAGCAAATGCGCCTACTGCCAATACCGGGCGATATGTACCTCTACATAG
- a CDS encoding CRISPR-associated protein Cas2: MRVQRSFYVGKLPRGRAANLLRVLAKHVKSGYVALIPVPEGALDGALELGKPPYAPLKPPRYKQIYVV; the protein is encoded by the coding sequence GTGAGGGTGCAGAGGAGCTTCTACGTCGGGAAGCTTCCGAGGGGGAGGGCGGCAAACCTGCTGAGGGTGTTGGCCAAGCACGTGAAGAGCGGGTACGTTGCTCTCATTCCGGTGCCCGAGGGTGCGCTGGACGGCGCGTTGGAGCTGGGGAAGCCTCCGTACGCCCCGCTTAAGCCGCCTAGGTACAAGCAGATCTATGTGGTATAG
- the cas1 gene encoding CRISPR-associated endonuclease Cas1, with protein MEVVVKDWGVFLGYSRGALVVKKRGGAEKIPLFQVSRIWVVTSGVAISSKLVRALSRHFIDVVFLDAWGDPVARVFPPEANGTVTHRRAQYEAYITGRGVRAG; from the coding sequence ATGGAGGTGGTGGTTAAGGACTGGGGGGTGTTCCTGGGCTACAGCAGAGGGGCGCTGGTGGTGAAGAAGAGGGGCGGCGCGGAAAAAATACCGCTGTTTCAAGTCAGCCGGATTTGGGTGGTCACAAGCGGCGTGGCGATATCCTCAAAGCTCGTCCGCGCCTTATCCCGCCATTTCATTGACGTGGTGTTCTTAGACGCGTGGGGGGACCCCGTCGCTAGGGTCTTCCCGCCTGAGGCCAACGGCACGGTGACCCACCGCAGGGCACAATACGAGGCGTACATCACGGGGAGGGGGGTTCGAGCTGGCTAA
- the cas4a gene encoding type I-A CRISPR-associated protein Cas4/Csa1, translating into MGEELRGWRWGEPPVQPPLGVRLSVSDIVGGGCETRRDLYLRRVVGVKAEPSNGMKFGAYIHKVFRSSLTALRRMIEGGVVRGWELVANFDAEAVAKEVASAAGAEADPRGVELARYLAVQVAARVDEVVSRSSADPLSVAARAVPLLAEYVVDGRPLGLTLVRADALYHNVVEVKMGAYSDRHALALAGYALAVEADEAVPVDAGLLVHISFNGGVKLRAYPVAIGEGLRREFLEERNGLMELIASSSDPGLSPKCDDKCPLWRHRHGGGG; encoded by the coding sequence GTGGGGGAGGAGCTGAGGGGCTGGAGGTGGGGCGAGCCGCCTGTCCAGCCGCCGCTTGGGGTGAGGCTTTCGGTATCTGATATCGTAGGCGGTGGGTGCGAGACGCGCAGAGATCTATACCTAAGGCGGGTTGTGGGGGTTAAGGCAGAGCCGAGCAACGGGATGAAGTTCGGCGCCTATATCCACAAAGTCTTCAGGAGCTCGCTTACGGCGCTGAGGCGGATGATAGAGGGCGGGGTTGTGAGGGGCTGGGAGCTCGTCGCCAACTTCGACGCGGAGGCCGTGGCCAAGGAGGTGGCGTCTGCGGCGGGGGCGGAGGCGGATCCAAGGGGCGTGGAGCTCGCGCGCTACCTCGCCGTGCAGGTCGCGGCTAGAGTCGACGAGGTCGTGTCGAGATCCTCGGCGGATCCCCTAAGCGTTGCCGCAAGGGCGGTTCCGCTATTGGCGGAATACGTCGTGGACGGGAGGCCCCTGGGCCTAACGCTCGTTCGGGCAGACGCGTTGTACCACAACGTGGTGGAGGTGAAGATGGGGGCGTACTCCGATAGACACGCCTTGGCGCTTGCCGGCTATGCCCTCGCCGTAGAAGCCGACGAGGCGGTGCCGGTGGACGCCGGCCTTTTAGTCCACATCTCCTTCAACGGCGGGGTTAAGCTGAGGGCCTACCCCGTGGCGATCGGCGAGGGGCTGAGGAGGGAGTTCCTCGAGGAGCGGAATGGGCTAATGGAGCTAATCGCGTCCAGCTCAGACCCCGGCCTCTCCCCCAAGTGCGACGACAAGTGCCCCCTCTGGAGGCACCGCCATGGAGGTGGTGGTTAA
- a CDS encoding PD-(D/E)XK nuclease family protein has translation MDSIDLKQLEEVVERAVKRAIEEARSGDMRAVADAIKALADYVRTGFQEFNRRFDEVNKRLEAHERLLEELARSVGELKVAMGSLGRRWGRDLERTVLALYKHALEERGIEPGKVERFIYTDVDGRYYRPGARLEIDVYIHDDRTYLIEVKSHAELEDVERLFDKARIVERILNRRADKVLRVAVNIDKDALERAKQLGIDVIYGSVIDPENNTAIITPG, from the coding sequence GTGGATTCAATCGACCTTAAACAGCTTGAGGAGGTTGTTGAGAGGGCTGTGAAGAGAGCTATCGAGGAGGCGCGGAGTGGGGATATGAGGGCTGTGGCAGACGCAATCAAGGCCTTGGCGGATTACGTTAGGACGGGCTTCCAAGAATTCAATAGGAGGTTTGACGAGGTGAATAAGAGGCTTGAGGCTCATGAGAGGTTGCTTGAGGAGTTGGCTAGGTCGGTCGGCGAGCTTAAGGTCGCCATGGGCTCGCTTGGTAGGAGGTGGGGTCGCGACCTGGAGAGGACCGTGCTCGCGCTCTACAAGCATGCGCTTGAGGAGAGAGGTATTGAGCCCGGCAAGGTTGAGAGGTTTATATACACCGACGTCGATGGTAGGTATTACAGGCCCGGCGCCAGGCTTGAGATCGACGTTTACATACATGATGACAGGACTTACCTAATTGAGGTTAAGTCTCACGCCGAGCTTGAGGATGTCGAGCGGCTGTTCGATAAGGCCAGGATTGTCGAGAGGATCCTTAATAGGCGGGCTGACAAGGTCCTGAGAGTTGCGGTCAACATCGATAAGGACGCCCTAGAGAGGGCTAAGCAGTTGGGTATCGACGTGATTTACGGCTCAGTAATAGATCCCGAAAATAATACGGCCATAATTACGCCGGGCTAG